In Numida meleagris isolate 19003 breed g44 Domestic line chromosome 11, NumMel1.0, whole genome shotgun sequence, the genomic window CCACTGGCTGTGGCAGCAGTGGAAGTGCTGGGccaaaacaggaggaaaagtggcaaaagaagaaaaacgcAATAGTGTTTTGGATGCAGAGGCTTGGGACACATGTTTGTTCTCACTGTTATCTCAGCCCAGACAGAACATCACTGCTAAGAGAACCCTTACATGCCCCACTACAGACTAGCGAAAAGCAGTTATGGAACAGTGCCTTCAAACTCACAGCTCTCCATTTGCACAGACCTGACAACTGCTTGTGCAGGACAGACCCCTACAGTGGCTGCAGGAGCCTCTTCCCACAGCCAGGGCAAACAAGGGGGCTGCAGCCCAACCCTGAGGGTTGGGGATGCAGCTCTCGGCTCAGCTGGCACCCACCTTGCGCATGCTCCGCATGACACTGAACTTCTGCGTGTCAATGAAACTCTCTAGCATCACCCGGATGGCCATGTTGACATCATCCTCTACCACGTAATCTCTCAAGTGCATACGGGCGTGAGCCTCAGCCATCCGGATCATGGACTCAATGTGCCGCACTGTGATGGGGATGCTGCCAGTTGCCtaaggagggagaggagagagcaaCTCCTTAGTGAAGGGTAAAAGACATAGGGCAAGACTAGTGGTTTTTGGGTCAGGATCTGCTTTGCACTGTAGGAGATGTGCTCGGGCCCCTGTGGACTGTGTAAAGCTAAGTAGGCTCTGCCATCTGCTGGCACATCCTGCAGTGTGGTAAAGACTCcgatatttaacattttaatttggtAGAATGCAAGGGAATGCTACACGGGGTCCCTCTTTGCCAGTGTTTAGTGCCTTTCCAGGAACAGTAATCCTCAGTTACCCTCAGCGAGCGTTATgtggagaaacaaaacaggttaaagaaaaaaatttctgaagCTCACAAAGTCTCCTTCTGATCTCAAAAAATTCCACGTGATTGGAGAGGATGAAATGAGCCTGAGGAATCCCAGATAAGAGAAGGATATTTCTACACAGAAGGTCTCCTTGTAACATAGCAACAGCTTATGGGGCTGAGTGAATGCAAACATCTCCTGTGAGCCTGCAAGACTGGATCACAACAAGAAGACTTCACTCTGGCAGACACTAGTATATGCGTCCAGTCCATCACTCTATGTATTACCTATGAGCAAGACTCTGCATTTAATTGAAGATGCATCTGTTCAGCAGATACTGTAGAATCTGCCTGTCTCTCACAAAAAAGAGGCACAGACTCTTGTGACACGAATAGCTAGAATGTGTCAACATACGCTGGAGCAGTCACAGGCTGATCTGCAGTCTGCATACATACTTATTCCCTCCTTCCTCAGTATTCTCACCATAGACTCTTTCCTGAGGTCACTGTACATCCGGGCCACCTTGTCCTGGTCCATCTGGTTGAGTTTGGGGTGGACCTTCTCTTTGGCATAGACGATGTATTTCCTCAGGATCTCCTGGGGAATGGGTTCCACCCCATATGTATTAGGAAGAACAACCTCACTTGCGTCTCCATTCACCGCCTCCTTGCTACCTGGGTGGTGCTTGACATGGCTTCCAACAACAAACCGGGCAAGCATTTCATCCTACAAGAGAGCAGTGGAATAACAGAAGTGAAGACAACCACTAGACAGCAGAACTCTGtaagcagctgcagctgagcatcCTAACAGCCCAGCACGAGCTTACATTCACAGCATGATTTTACCTGCACAGGGTCCACTGTGTCTCTCACCACACACAGGATATCGAATCGAGAGATGATGGGCTCTGTCAGGTCTACATTTTCCGAGAAAGTCAATGATGGATCGTATCGACCACCTGGAGCAGAGACAAACCTCAATGTCAACCACAGGCTTCAGGGCTGAAGCTTTGAGGTAAACATTGATCTCCTTCACAGGGAGACTTTACTTCTCGCTTGATTTGTGTTCCAGACTGGAGAAACCaagcagagggaagggaagTTGCACGACAGTGCTTGAGACAACAGGACTGATGCAGAAGGCCTGAATATTCCTGTGGTTCTCAGCACTTACCTATGGGATTGGCAGCAGCAATAACAGTGCAGCGAGCCTGCAAGGATGTGACAATGCCTGCTTTGGAGATGGAAATACTTTGCTGTTCCATGGCTTCGTGTATGCTGGTCCTATCCTGGTCATTCATCTACAAGAAAGCAAGGAAGATTCACCTCAAATCAACGCTGCCCAATGCACCAAGGGGAATGAGCTTGCATGGGGTTCTCCAAAGAGATAGCAAACTGCACTACAGACCAGCAAGGGCCTAAACAAACAGCAGGAAGCCTGGTCTGCTGGCAGATGGCACCCCAAGTTATCACATCTCCTCATCATGGATGTTATGGCCAGCCCCTCCACGGTTCAGCCTTCCCAGAAAGGTGCAGGTGGGACTCACCTTGTCAAATTCATCAATCAGGCAGACACCTCTGTCAGCCAGCACGAGGGCTCCTGCTTCCAAAGTCCACTCTTTGCTGACCGGGTGCCTCTGGACATAAGCCGTAAGGCCCACAGCAGAAGCACCCTGGCCAGTGGTGAAAATGGCTCTGCTAGACACCTTCTCTATGTATTTAAGAAACTGTGACTTTGCAGTACCAGGGTCTCCACAAAGAAGCACATTGATGTCCCCACGGACTTTGTGTTTGCCACCTACAACAATAATGGGAGAGACACACAGGCAGCTGAGTCCTCTGTGCATGGCTTGATAGCAACCCTACCCTGAACACTACAAAGCTGAAGGGAAGGCAAAGAGTATGCAGAGAAACCACTTCACAGGAAAGGTGAAGGAAAATCAGATGTAGCTGTTGTCATATTTTGTTATGGTTTAGAACACTGAGAAGAAGCAAAAGTACTGAAGGATCAAATATAGCAGCACATGAGCACTGGCAATAACGCAGAGCTTCTTCCTTTCCGCTGCAACTGTGGCTTTTTAAATTGAGTgtaaaaaagcatttctaacCCTGTTGAATGCATTCTTTTCAGATGATAACAGATCAGGACACCATCAGATCAAACCTTTAAAGGGGCATCAAATATGACCTCCTAGAGAAAGAGGGATAAAAGCATGCCTAGGcatgcagcaggagctgttttCAGTCTTAGCTTTTCTACTCTCACACCAGTTTTCAGTGTGATAGAACAGCCACTTCAGTCAGAGATCTCCCTCAGTCTGTTAACTTGTCTCTCACCAAGACACACAGGCAACTCTAACCACTCTCACTGCAACAGCACCGATAAACCCAGATCCATTGAAGCAGCCCTGCACAACACGTTACACTCACCTGGGTTTTTGGGCTCTCCACCAAACAGAGCTAAAGCCAAACCCCTCTTGATATCCTCATGTCCATAAATAGATGGGGCAATGCTGgcaaaaatctgaaaggaaaagcagagagttATCTAGGGAGTAACATTTCCCAGTCTGGGCAGAAAGTGGCCTGAAAACCAGCTTGGGTTGATCTAGGTTGCCATTACTATAGAGCTGTCTTCAGAGAGTCTTTTCTTGTCCATGCAGAGGAGGATTTTTCAAAGACAGCTATCAACCCAGTCATGTAAAgttgatcaaaaaaaaaaaagatgctattGGATCACAGGAAACCATATAGATTGGTGCTGGAAGCAGCAACCACTGCCTCCAGACTCCAATTGCACACCACAGTGGCTGTTATCACCTGTTGCAAAGCTAGAGACCTTGATTCAGGTTGAGAGTTACTCGCTGCACATGATAGTCATTGGTTGGGCTGTGTTATACACAAATCACGGTCAAATATGACAAACAACAGCCTTATTTTCTCAAGGGTATTCTGGTAATAGCCTGACACTGGAGActactgattttaaaacagttctgaCTTAAATGAAACTGCTCTACCCACCAGAAACAACGTAGTCAATATAAAAATTGTGCAACTTAAGTGAGGTTGAACATGCACCAGTCcagaaaacttcttttttgGGGTACTGCATTCAGGTCTCAATATGTGGAGACAAACAAAGCTAAGACCTCCAGCACAGTTTAGCCTCAAGAGGATCAGTTCTGCAAGCACTGGCCCCTCAGACTACCTCctcacagtttgctttcaggaTATACCCAGTGTTTAGCTAGCTGACACTTCACATCACTTTCTGATCCAACTGCCAGACGATGTCTGGCTCTCAGCGGGAAAAGAAGGGTATATATGAGACAGACCCACCTTCTCCCCAATTTGCTCATCCTTAGACAGAGCCACAAGCACTTTCACATCCTCATCAGTCAGCTCCCCGACAGCCAGCTTGTTGTCCTTCTTGGCAATGTGGTTGGCCAGGATCACGGTTGCAAACACTGGGAACCCATTGGCAGTGTTCAAGGAGCCATCGTAGTTGTTGTGATAAATCCCTGTGAGCTCCTGGGAAGCAGGAGATGGTCTGTCAGTGCATGCACAGTATCAAACAGTCTCCTCTTTCCATTTTAAGATACCAGTCTTGAACGTAGCTGCCCAAATGTATCTGAAGACAATCTGTCCCTGCATCTCCTCTGATACAGGGACTGATGTCCCCTTGATGTTACTGTCAGAGAGTTTAAAAGTGCTCTGTGCTCACTCCATGTACTTACAATCTCATCCCCTGGCTTGCAGCTGTCAACCAGATCAGCAAGGAGAATGGCATCCTTGGAGCGGGGCAGCCTGCCAGCAGCTACCTTCCCAGGGCTCTCCTGGATTTTAATGCGCTGATAGTTCTGATAGACCGTctgcagcaagaaaatacaagttaatCAGCATGTCTGGATGGCATCAGCACTGCCACTTTTCAAAGGCATCTCACCAGAAGAAGTCTATTTAAAGATTTACTCTATTTTGGCTAGAAAACTATAGGAAGATGGAGGTTGAGAGGAGCAATTCCAGACTGTGACAGACAACGATGACAAATCTTTTTTCCACATCTGATCACTGAGTTTCAGATTCTGTGGTGTTTATCCAACCAGAACCAGTTCCTGGGAGAAAGACACTCCACTCATGATggttaaaaataacaaagcaaagaataaaagccAGATGCTCCACATCAGGGATTTTGCAACAGTCCTCTAGTTTCCTTAGCTGGTAGATCTGGAAATATTGACCTAACTTGGAAAGGACACCTGGACAGCTTTTGTCCAGCCTGGGCAGGACCAGCAGCCTGCCTCGTTTGTGCAGTTAAGCAGCACACGCAGTTAACCCACATCTCTTACCTCTTCCATGTTGATTTCAAAGGGACCCAGAGACTGACACTCTGGGCAGGAACCGGGTTTCACCTCCTGGTTCTGGGACTGGAAGAAGGGTCCCAAGATGAAGCTGCACTTGGTGCAGTTGTACTTGACCATGCTCAGCTGAGGCAGGACCCCTGTGCAACTTGTCACCACTCCGCTGGTCCGGATCAACTGGTTCAAGTGCAGCTGCCTGAAGAAAGAGATTCTGGATGTCCGCAGGGCACAGAAAGCACAACACCCTGCAGACACATTTCTGCTTGAAGGCACAACTACCACAGGCCTTCTAAGAAACAATTTTTGGTAGGAAGATCAAGGTTTGTGTTTTACCTTATGGGACGCTGAAAGTTCATCCTTAATCAGACTCTTTTTCTGTTATAAGCTTAGCTATTCTGTTGGGTTTATCTAGAACTTTAGCTTACAGACTAGTCCTTAGCACCCCAAAACCTACAGCCACTGCTGGTAGTTCTGCTGCTTACCTGAGCGACCGCAACTCTTCCACCAGAGGGAGGTGGGAGATACGAACATGGATCTCTTGAGCAATACGATCATACTTGGGGTACATGGCCAACACCACTTCCTTGGCTGCTTCATCAAAgatcttcagcatttctgctgggGCCTCAGGGAGAAAGTAGGCAAGGACATGTTCCTGGGCAGCAAGATCCTCGTAGTTCACCACTAGACTCTCTCTGTtctcttaagaaaaagaaggggagcatttcattttcaaccTGCTCACTTCTCAAGCAGCCTGTAAAAGACTGCCTGGAACACAAGCCTATTTCCCACTCGCTGCAGCTTGCAAGTATCCACACCTCCCCCAAGAAACATAGAGGTCACCAATTTGAAAACGGCTGGAAAAGTCTTTTAAAGTTATTCTTCTAACAGTTTTTTTATCAGTACTAATTTTATGATTATTTCTCTCCAGTTCTGCAAGTATTTCTCAGGCTCAGTGTTCCTGAGACTTGAAAGCCTCAGCCCAACAAACAATTCTCACACAGATCTCCAGGAAGCAGAAGATAATAGCAGAGACAACTGTGCTGGATGGCTGGCAGAAACCTTCTGCCTCTGATGTTTCTGACAAGGGGCAAGACAAATGCCTTCTATTTTCTAGCCGTATAACACTGACGGTGACCCAGTACTCAATCTTCTGACTcaatataaataagaaatacGAACAACCGCAGTTACAGAAGTTGTTCCTAAAAGTGacaatttcagcttttaataATTGACAATGACCGTTTCTGTCAATGATTTTTTCTGTCAGTGACTAGTTAGAACACAATGCTGCAACACAGACATGATTTTCAAAGTCACAGGGTCTATTTGTGCCCCCTCGCTGGACAATCCAGTTTCCAGTCTGAGAAAGTAACTGTCGCAGACAGCAAGTAATTGTTGTCTCTTTCAGATCACAAGCATGCAGCTCACTGTCTGCTGCCCCACATACTTTTTGCCAGCACTTCTAGGATATGAATATTAATGAGTAGCAGACACGAGGGGCCTTCTAATTAGTCAGACAGAATCAAAGAAGATAGTCATGATGTTCCCATTATTCATTTATCTCTAGTAACATCAGTTCCTTAAAGTGCTGGCTTGGTGTCTGGGACAAACaggacaggcagaaaaaaatccacctgTGGACTGAATCGCTGCAAAGTACCACAATCCACATATAGAGAGTCATCACTCAGCTATACCTTTGCACATGTCGCTGATCCTCTCCTTGAAGACGTTGTGCCCATGGTCATCCACATGGGTCTTCAAGAAGTTCTTGAAGCGGTGGTAGATCTCAAGCCGGGGAGCTGCCATGGAAACCCACTCCCTCACTGAATGCCCTTTCATGTCTTCCAGATTCTCAATGCTCTCGATCAtgtcttcatcttcctcctctatGCCATCTGCAGCCCGTTCTGCCAGCCGCCTCTTCCGTGAAGGACGGTCCTCATCTTCGTCGTCACTATCTATGGGTTGGGAAGACAAATTGGACAGGGTTGGGATTCCCATTCCCCCTCCTTGGACTACTCATGGATGGACTGCACAGGCTGTGGAAGCAAAGAAGCTGACACTTGGgatacaaataaataatcacCCCAAGCCCAGCCAAACTGCAGTTCAGTTCCAGCCTGGCTCCTGCACCTTCCACAGTAGCTGAAGCCTTTAGAGGGGAAGATTTGTATTCAACAACACTCAAATTTGTCCATTAACATACCGAGAAAGTAAGTCCAAGCAACATACTTCCAAATGCATTAAATGCCTTCCCACCCAGCCCACAGAAGCCTCTGTCATGGCCACCTACCATAGAGCAGCCCCCTCCTCATGCGGCCCATGCCCTGCTCCAGCTCGCGGTCCCGCTGCCTCATTActctctctgcagcttcccGCTGGCTGGCAGTCAGCTCCTCCACATCTTCATCATCCAAGGCCAGGCCCTCTGCCTCGTAGACATCCAGCTCTGGGATGGGGCGGTAGTCCCTAGGGTGCAcacaaagcactgaaacaaactCCAGAAGGCATTTCTCAAGCATCTCTCCTCCCTTGGCTACCACTGTGTCAGGACAGACGTTCTGCATGAGACCGAACCCACTGTGCAGGAAGGAGCAAGGGGGATGCCCTGCAGTACGAAAGGCTCCAGCACCAGGATTACAAACGCCAGCACTCAAGTCTCTGTATTGTACACTTCACCAGCTTGCTTGCTGAGTAACAAAGCATTAGCATTTATGGTTGCAAGAGCAAGGAGCTGAGCTAGACGTGCACCCCACATCCCAAGATCCAGGTTTATCCTCCCTTGATCACGATGTCACTTTGCTCCTGGTTTGCAATGTTTTCTGCACTTCCAGAACTTCACAACATCATGCCCTGACACTTCTTTACCATCCAGCAGCTCTTCAGGCTCCTCGCTCAGCTACCAGCACCAACTCTTGGTACGTGCTGAGATTCCCAAAAGCAAAACCCCATCCACAAACACAGAAGCTGGCTCTCAGCGGCCTCCTTACCTCTCCATCCCCTCCCCGATGagctcttctccttcttcctcatcttcGGGGAGCCCCTCGGTGCCCAGGAGCCCTTCGGACTCATCCTCGAAGGGCGGCAGGTCCCGGCCGGGGCTGGACGTGAAGGCATCGCCGCGGCGGGAGCTGCGCACGGGGCTGGTGACCGCCGCCTGCGATTCGGAGGAGTCCTGCAAGGAGCGGAGCGCGGGTGAGGGCGGCGGGGGAACGGggctgccccctccccgccgGGACAAGGGAGCTTGGTGCTTCCGGAGGGCCGCGGGTCAGAAGGGGAACGCTGTTCTGAGATGACTCCTGCTTCCCGAAGGcggaaaaattaaaatcatgAATGTTCCCCACACATTAAAACGGAAAGACTTCAGAACCGGGCCCTCTGAGCCCGGAGCAGTGAAAGTCTCCGATCCGCCTCAAAGCTCTCTTCTCCGGTACAGGGCCACCGGGAGACTTCCCACGACATTCGGCGTCTCCC contains:
- the MCM2 gene encoding DNA replication licensing factor MCM2 isoform X2; its protein translation is MADSSESQAAVTSPVRSSRRGDAFTSSPGRDLPPFEDESEGLLGTEGLPEDEEEGEELIGEGMERDYRPIPELDVYEAEGLALDDEDVEELTASQREAAERVMRQRDRELEQGMGRMRRGLLYDSDDEDEDRPSRKRRLAERAADGIEEEDEDMIESIENLEDMKGHSVREWVSMAAPRLEIYHRFKNFLKTHVDDHGHNVFKERISDMCKENRESLVVNYEDLAAQEHVLAYFLPEAPAEMLKIFDEAAKEVVLAMYPKYDRIAQEIHVRISHLPLVEELRSLRQLHLNQLIRTSGVVTSCTGVLPQLSMVKYNCTKCSFILGPFFQSQNQEVKPGSCPECQSLGPFEINMEETVYQNYQRIKIQESPGKVAAGRLPRSKDAILLADLVDSCKPGDEIELTGIYHNNYDGSLNTANGFPVFATVILANHIAKKDNKLAVGELTDEDVKVLVALSKDEQIGEKIFASIAPSIYGHEDIKRGLALALFGGEPKNPGGKHKVRGDINVLLCGDPGTAKSQFLKYIEKVSSRAIFTTGQGASAVGLTAYVQRHPVSKEWTLEAGALVLADRGVCLIDEFDKMNDQDRTSIHEAMEQQSISISKAGIVTSLQARCTVIAAANPIGGRYDPSLTFSENVDLTEPIISRFDILCVVRDTVDPVQDEMLARFVVGSHVKHHPGSKEAVNGDASEVVLPNTYGVEPIPQEILRKYIVYAKEKVHPKLNQMDQDKVARMYSDLRKESMATGSIPITVRHIESMIRMAEAHARMHLRDYVVEDDVNMAIRVMLESFIDTQKFSVMRSMRKTFSRYLSFKRDNNELLLFILKQLVAEQVMYQRNRYGAQQDTIEVPEKDLVDKARQINIHNLSAFYDSEVFKMNRFSRDVKRKLIVQQF
- the MCM2 gene encoding DNA replication licensing factor MCM2 isoform X1 is translated as MHIHEDSSESQAAVTSPVRSSRRGDAFTSSPGRDLPPFEDESEGLLGTEGLPEDEEEGEELIGEGMERDYRPIPELDVYEAEGLALDDEDVEELTASQREAAERVMRQRDRELEQGMGRMRRGLLYDSDDEDEDRPSRKRRLAERAADGIEEEDEDMIESIENLEDMKGHSVREWVSMAAPRLEIYHRFKNFLKTHVDDHGHNVFKERISDMCKENRESLVVNYEDLAAQEHVLAYFLPEAPAEMLKIFDEAAKEVVLAMYPKYDRIAQEIHVRISHLPLVEELRSLRQLHLNQLIRTSGVVTSCTGVLPQLSMVKYNCTKCSFILGPFFQSQNQEVKPGSCPECQSLGPFEINMEETVYQNYQRIKIQESPGKVAAGRLPRSKDAILLADLVDSCKPGDEIELTGIYHNNYDGSLNTANGFPVFATVILANHIAKKDNKLAVGELTDEDVKVLVALSKDEQIGEKIFASIAPSIYGHEDIKRGLALALFGGEPKNPGGKHKVRGDINVLLCGDPGTAKSQFLKYIEKVSSRAIFTTGQGASAVGLTAYVQRHPVSKEWTLEAGALVLADRGVCLIDEFDKMNDQDRTSIHEAMEQQSISISKAGIVTSLQARCTVIAAANPIGGRYDPSLTFSENVDLTEPIISRFDILCVVRDTVDPVQDEMLARFVVGSHVKHHPGSKEAVNGDASEVVLPNTYGVEPIPQEILRKYIVYAKEKVHPKLNQMDQDKVARMYSDLRKESMATGSIPITVRHIESMIRMAEAHARMHLRDYVVEDDVNMAIRVMLESFIDTQKFSVMRSMRKTFSRYLSFKRDNNELLLFILKQLVAEQVMYQRNRYGAQQDTIEVPEKDLVDKARQINIHNLSAFYDSEVFKMNRFSRDVKRKLIVQQF